DNA sequence from the Candidatus Bipolaricaulota bacterium genome:
AGCAGTAGCCCTGATCGTAATCGGCTTGATCGGCGCAGCCGCGCTTGCGAATGGCGCGCCGAGTCCGCTCGGGATCACTCCCTCTCCCAACCCTGGGTCGCTTTCGGTCAACATCTGGACCGATAAGCCGACCTACACGGTGGGGGAGAACGCTGTGATCTACTTCACGGTGAGTCAGCAGGCGTTCGTCTACATCTACGACATCCAACCGGACGGGATCGTGCGGCTCATCTTCCCCAACGCCTACTCGCAGAGAAACTACGTATCTCCCGGAACGCACTCCCTGCCGGACGGGAACTACCGCATGCGGGTGAGCCCTCCCACCGGGGTTGAGCAGCTTCAGATCATCGCGAGTACGGTTCCGTTGAACCTGGCCCCGA
Encoded proteins:
- a CDS encoding DUF4384 domain-containing protein, with product MRKVLAVALIVIGLIGAAALANGAPSPLGITPSPNPGSLSVNIWTDKPTYTVGENAVIYFTVSQQAFVYIYDIQPDGIVRLIFPNAYSQRNYVSPGTHSLPDGNYRMRVSPPTGVEQLQIIASTVPLNLAPTSYSEPFPQIGPDPRSAGADIQAQIMGINPNPPCPPCGTWATAWTSFTIVPAPSYQPGYCPPPCPPPPCFGCVPGGAWYWYNGQWYYGNPPSNGSGWYWYLGPDGKWHFTIRIHIGNN